The Candidatus Neomarinimicrobiota bacterium genome segment TACCAAGAAATAAGGTAAGGTTATGTTTTAGATCATGGATGCTTTCTTGAAGAATTTCTAATCCATATAATTCGGCACACGCATTATTGGCAATCACGCCGGCTGTTTTTGGAAGTTTTCCTTCCGATAATCGTCGAGCAGCTTCGGCAGTATCGTCTTCTTCAATCAGCGGTCTAGTCCAAAAATGTTCACTCAAATAATCTTTACATTGACGTAATGCTTGTTGATGAGAATGTATTTCTGTCACATCGCCAACATACATCCCCGGCAAACTCAATAAATTTTGATTAATGGGAATGTGAAACATTTCAATAATATTGCAACGATATTTTGCCAGCGCTTCAACACTTTCGATTACAACACCGCCTTGGGCATTTTCCATGGCAAAAATACCGAAATCTGTTTCGCCATTTTCAACACCGGCTAATACCTGTTCTGATGAAATTTGGTAAATAATCTCGGCCCCTTCAAGCCCGTGATTATGGGAAAATTCTTGAGCTGCTTGTTCGGAAAAGCTGCCTTTTCCGCCTTGGATTCCAATTGTAATCATAATGTTCCTTTTAGGTCTTGAATTAAATTTTTTGTTGCTTCCACAGGATCGGATTTCCCGTCCATATTTTTAATAATAGCTGATCCTACCACAGCGCCATCGGAATGTTCATTGAACCAAACCACATCACTTCGAGTACTGATTCCGAAACCAACTACAAAAGGTGTAACGCTATATTTACGTACGCGATTTAAGTATTCCGAAAGGGCATCTTTGGATGCTAAATCATTTCCTGTAATGCCCAAAATGCTAACGGCATAAATTAAATCACCCGCTAGTTCTGATATTTTTTTAATGCGTTCATTGGGTGTATTAGGGGCCACCAATAAAATAGGAGAGACACCTTTGGCTTTTGCCAATTCACAAAAGGGTGTTGCTTCTTCTAAAGGTAAATCTGGAAGAATTAATCCATCAACTCCTGATGAAACACAATTATTCAGAAATGTTTCATGTCCCATTTTCAGAATCGGATTATAGTAACCCATTAGTGCGATTGGGACCTTTGTTCTTTGTCGAATTTCTGTAACTTGTTCAAATATTTTCTTTAGCGTCATACCATTA includes the following:
- a CDS encoding prephenate dehydratase, which codes for MITIGIQGGKGSFSEQAAQEFSHNHGLEGAEIIYQISSEQVLAGVENGETDFGIFAMENAQGGVVIESVEALAKYRCNIIEMFHIPINQNLLSLPGMYVGDVTEIHSHQQALRQCKDYLSEHFWTRPLIEEDDTAEAARRLSEGKLPKTAGVIANNACAELYGLEILQESIHDLKHNLTLFLGIKKLGDS
- the trpA gene encoding tryptophan synthase subunit alpha, translated to NGMTLKKIFEQVTEIRQRTKVPIALMGYYNPILKMGHETFLNNCVSSGVDGLILPDLPLEEATPFCELAKAKGVSPILLVAPNTPNERIKKISELAGDLIYAVSILGITGNDLASKDALSEYLNRVRKYSVTPFVVGFGISTRSDVVWFNEHSDGAVVGSAIIKNMDGKSDPVEATKNLIQDLKGTL